In Methylomonas sp. ZR1, one DNA window encodes the following:
- a CDS encoding TetR/AcrR family transcriptional regulator → MNDINDPVYARLLKAALECFLADEYHKVTTRTIADQAGVNVSMIRYYFGNKEGLYEEMIRETLKPILDMLDSDTLSEAGGFAEYLRLYYDTMRRHPEFPKLILKVLALNHGPGRRFILQLLERGRNGGARRLGQLKASGQVDLAINPDVARMAFVSLAMMPMLLKDIFEEQMGGQMDEAFLNELAALNGKLLAAGMAAAQAGA, encoded by the coding sequence ATGAACGATATTAACGACCCGGTTTACGCGCGCCTGCTCAAGGCAGCGCTGGAGTGTTTCCTCGCCGACGAATACCACAAGGTTACCACCCGCACCATCGCCGACCAGGCGGGCGTGAACGTCTCGATGATCCGCTATTATTTCGGCAACAAGGAAGGCCTCTACGAAGAAATGATACGCGAGACGCTCAAGCCCATATTGGACATGCTCGACAGCGATACGCTGTCCGAGGCCGGTGGTTTCGCTGAATATCTGCGCCTCTATTACGACACCATGCGCCGGCATCCCGAGTTTCCCAAGCTTATTCTCAAGGTGCTTGCCCTCAACCACGGGCCGGGACGGCGTTTCATCCTGCAGTTGCTGGAACGCGGCCGCAACGGCGGTGCGCGGCGGCTGGGACAGCTGAAGGCAAGCGGCCAGGTCGATCTCGCGATCAATCCCGACGTGGCGCGCATGGCTTTCGTCAGCCTGGCGATGATGCCGATGCTGCTGAAAGACATCTTCGAGGAACAGATGGGCGGGCAGATGGATGAGGCCTTCCTCAACGAACTCGCCGCGCTCAATGGCAAACTATTGGCGGCTGGCATGGCCGCCGCGCAAGCGGGAGCGTGA
- a CDS encoding methyltransferase, with the protein MTLQKNAGAVRRLAGLARFGAWLQNLPNKIVPPPFRLMQIGSAYWQSRALYVAARLDLAGALAEGEASAQTLADRVGADADAIYRLLHMLAALGVFEEVSPRRFQNNKLSSCLRPDHPQSVRAMVLMHNSPEMSRPWFEQLEQGVRYGGVPFELAHGQAFYAYMDNHPEFDALFAQAMDSVEALAGDSFVTDLDWSRFERIIDVGGSKGAKSLAILKRHPQLTALVADREQVIRGAAQFWQEKGEGAALQRMRFEACDLLQAVPKAQSGKDIYLLSAVLHGFDDDTCVTVLRNVAQASADSSAAIAVMEMVMPDSPTDIAAASFDMQMFVNTRGRERTLAEWRRLFDASGLVLQEVVSLRTFGKILVLRAVHSTGKA; encoded by the coding sequence ATGACATTGCAAAAGAACGCCGGCGCGGTGCGCCGTTTAGCCGGACTCGCCAGATTCGGCGCCTGGCTGCAAAATCTGCCCAACAAAATCGTGCCGCCGCCGTTCCGCCTGATGCAGATCGGTTCGGCCTATTGGCAATCGCGGGCGTTGTATGTCGCCGCGCGGTTGGACCTCGCCGGCGCTTTGGCCGAAGGCGAAGCTAGCGCCCAAACTTTGGCCGACCGGGTCGGCGCCGACGCCGATGCCATCTACCGCTTGCTGCACATGCTGGCGGCGCTGGGCGTGTTCGAGGAAGTCTCGCCGCGTCGCTTCCAAAATAACAAGCTTTCGTCTTGTTTGCGCCCGGATCATCCCCAAAGCGTGCGGGCGATGGTGCTGATGCACAACTCGCCGGAAATGAGCCGGCCGTGGTTCGAACAATTGGAACAGGGCGTGCGCTACGGCGGCGTGCCGTTCGAATTGGCGCACGGGCAGGCGTTTTACGCCTATATGGACAACCATCCCGAATTCGATGCGTTGTTCGCGCAGGCGATGGATAGCGTGGAAGCCTTGGCCGGAGACAGCTTTGTTACCGATTTGGATTGGTCGCGCTTCGAGCGCATCATCGACGTCGGCGGTTCCAAAGGCGCAAAATCGCTTGCCATCCTCAAACGCCATCCGCAGCTTACGGCGTTGGTAGCCGACCGCGAACAGGTTATCCGAGGCGCGGCGCAGTTCTGGCAGGAAAAAGGCGAGGGCGCGGCACTGCAACGCATGCGCTTCGAAGCCTGCGACCTGCTGCAAGCCGTGCCCAAGGCGCAAAGCGGCAAGGACATTTACCTGCTGAGCGCGGTGCTGCATGGCTTCGATGACGACACCTGCGTCACCGTGCTGCGCAATGTCGCGCAAGCTAGTGCAGATAGCAGCGCTGCCATCGCCGTGATGGAGATGGTGATGCCGGATAGTCCGACCGACATCGCTGCAGCCTCATTCGACATGCAAATGTTCGTCAACACCCGCGGCCGGGAGCGAACGCTGGCCGAATGGCGGCGACTGTTCGATGCCAGTGGATTGGTACTTCAAGAGGTGGTGAGCTTGCGAACGTTCGGGAAAATATTGGTGCTGCGGGCGGTTCACAGCACCGGCAAGGCCTGA
- a CDS encoding glycoside hydrolase family 30 beta sandwich domain-containing protein — translation MSEQTNAFQSQSSESEGREPIEIWLTTADQHALLQPQTSGFGFNNPLGDVPLIAVDTGDVYQTVEAFGFSLTGGSAMLIAALPKVERQALLQELFLPDGDGIGVSCLRLSIGASDLSERCFSYADMPDGQTDMELAHFDLNAGDMYVIPLLQDILALNPTIRIIATAWSAPRWMKTNQAFIGGKLKPECYAVYAAYLVKYLQAMRERGIVIHAITPQNEPLNQKNEPSMVMEAPEQAEIIKHYLGPALREAGLADVELFCWDHNCDVKEYPLTVFADAEARQYLSGSAWHLYGGDISVLSEVHQAYPDMKLYFTEQWVGSDGEFGGDLMWHARHVLIGSLRHWSRAVLEWNLASDPFCGPHTPGGEARCVGALTIDGDQVTRNVAYYVIAHAAKFVRPGSVRIDSGVQNDYLPNVAFLTPAGSIVLIVLNDAAEPQAFAIHYQGKNALVEIPGRAVATYVWAA, via the coding sequence ATGTCTGAGCAAACCAACGCTTTTCAATCACAATCTTCCGAAAGCGAGGGGCGCGAGCCTATAGAGATTTGGCTGACGACTGCCGACCAGCATGCTTTGCTACAACCACAGACCAGTGGTTTTGGTTTTAACAACCCTCTCGGCGATGTGCCGTTAATAGCGGTCGATACCGGCGATGTTTATCAAACCGTGGAAGCTTTTGGCTTCTCCTTGACCGGCGGCAGCGCCATGCTGATAGCGGCACTGCCCAAGGTCGAACGGCAAGCTTTGTTGCAGGAACTATTTTTGCCTGATGGTGACGGGATCGGCGTCAGCTGTTTGCGGCTTAGTATCGGCGCTTCCGATTTAAGCGAGCGTTGCTTTAGCTATGCCGACATGCCTGATGGTCAGACCGACATGGAACTCGCGCATTTTGATTTGAATGCCGGCGATATGTACGTTATTCCGCTACTGCAAGACATTCTGGCGCTCAATCCAACTATTCGAATTATTGCCACCGCCTGGTCGGCACCACGCTGGATGAAGACTAACCAAGCGTTTATCGGCGGCAAACTTAAGCCCGAATGCTATGCCGTCTACGCGGCGTATTTGGTGAAATATCTGCAAGCGATGCGCGAACGCGGCATCGTGATTCACGCTATCACGCCGCAGAACGAGCCGCTTAATCAAAAAAACGAGCCGAGCATGGTAATGGAAGCGCCGGAACAGGCCGAAATTATCAAGCATTATTTGGGACCGGCCTTGCGCGAGGCGGGATTAGCCGACGTGGAATTGTTTTGCTGGGACCACAATTGCGATGTCAAAGAGTATCCGTTGACGGTGTTCGCCGACGCCGAGGCTCGGCAATATCTCAGCGGCTCCGCATGGCATCTTTATGGCGGTGATATTTCGGTGTTATCGGAAGTGCATCAAGCTTACCCGGACATGAAACTGTATTTCACCGAACAATGGGTGGGTTCGGACGGCGAATTTGGCGGCGATTTAATGTGGCACGCCCGCCACGTGTTGATAGGCTCGTTGCGGCACTGGAGCAGGGCGGTGTTGGAATGGAATTTGGCCTCCGATCCGTTTTGCGGGCCGCACACGCCGGGCGGCGAAGCCCGCTGCGTGGGCGCGTTGACGATAGACGGCGATCAGGTCACACGCAATGTTGCTTATTACGTGATTGCCCACGCGGCGAAGTTTGTCCGGCCCGGTTCCGTGCGGATTGATTCCGGCGTGCAAAACGACTATTTGCCGAACGTTGCCTTCCTCACGCCAGCAGGTTCTATCGTATTGATCGTGTTAAACGACGCAGCCGAGCCGCAAGCCTTTGCTATCCACTATCAAGGCAAAAACGCGCTTGTTGAGATACCGGGCAGAGCAGTGGCTACCTATGTGTGGGCAGCCTAG
- a CDS encoding sigma-70 family RNA polymerase sigma factor, translated as MTATIMPDKGLAEFYQEHHSWLLGWLNRRVQCRLQAEDHAHDTFMRVLTAQDMQAIREPRAYLTTIAKGLLINDWRRSAIEQAYWDSVAAYPEPLAPSPEEHAIILATLQEIDALLDELPAKVRAAFLLSQLDGLTYVQIGQRLGVSDRMVKKYMARAMLHCLTATL; from the coding sequence ATGACAGCCACAATAATGCCCGACAAAGGGTTGGCTGAGTTCTACCAAGAGCATCATTCCTGGCTGCTCGGTTGGCTAAACCGCCGCGTTCAATGCCGCTTGCAGGCCGAAGACCACGCGCACGATACCTTCATGCGCGTCCTTACCGCACAGGATATGCAAGCCATTCGCGAGCCGCGCGCCTATCTGACAACCATTGCCAAAGGCTTGTTGATCAATGATTGGCGCCGCTCTGCTATCGAACAAGCCTACTGGGATTCCGTGGCGGCGTATCCGGAGCCATTGGCGCCATCGCCCGAAGAGCATGCCATCATCCTCGCCACCCTACAGGAAATCGATGCCTTGCTGGACGAACTACCCGCCAAAGTCCGTGCCGCATTCTTGCTGTCGCAACTGGATGGCTTAACTTATGTACAGATAGGGCAACGCTTGGGGGTTTCCGATAGGATGGTGAAAAAATACATGGCCCGAGCGATGTTGCATTGCCTCACCGCCACACTATAA
- a CDS encoding FecR domain-containing protein, with protein sequence MAKRHHPDIHPRILAEAAEWFAVLGSGATSQTEQQQWQAWLASHPAHRAAWSRVEFFTHKFDGLPTQTAAAALGSPDMQRRQALKNLAILAAVGLSGFELWRSDYLSGWRADYRTGIGATRSLSLADGSRIEMDAASAIDVDFSTDLRRIRLLSGEIYIETAPDSNGQHRPFIVDSAEGRVRAIGTRFSVHQQHEESQTSVYAGAVEITPSGPGASRQTLSAGQQAQFNAQAIAPIQATELNQPAWTQGFLLADNQPLSEFVVQLNRYHHGYITCAPEIAELRIVGAYPIHDTDRILAELEKTLPVKVSQVSPLWVRIELR encoded by the coding sequence ATGGCTAAACGACATCATCCGGACATTCACCCCCGCATCCTGGCAGAGGCAGCGGAATGGTTTGCGGTATTGGGATCAGGCGCTACCAGTCAAACTGAACAGCAACAATGGCAGGCCTGGCTGGCGTCGCATCCCGCGCATCGGGCGGCTTGGTCTCGGGTGGAATTTTTTACCCATAAATTCGATGGTCTGCCCACGCAAACCGCAGCGGCGGCCTTAGGCTCGCCGGATATGCAGCGCCGTCAGGCTCTTAAAAACTTGGCGATTTTGGCTGCGGTAGGCTTGTCCGGCTTTGAGTTGTGGCGGTCCGATTATCTGAGCGGGTGGCGAGCTGATTACCGAACCGGCATAGGCGCCACGCGCAGCCTTAGCTTGGCGGATGGCAGCCGCATCGAGATGGATGCGGCTAGCGCTATCGACGTAGACTTTTCAACTGACTTGCGCAGAATCCGCCTACTAAGTGGCGAAATTTATATTGAAACCGCACCGGACAGCAACGGCCAGCATCGCCCGTTCATCGTAGATAGTGCGGAAGGTCGGGTTAGGGCAATTGGTACCCGCTTCAGCGTTCACCAACAACATGAAGAAAGCCAAACCAGTGTCTACGCCGGTGCCGTGGAGATCACCCCAAGCGGCCCCGGTGCCAGTCGCCAGACCTTAAGCGCCGGACAGCAAGCCCAGTTTAACGCCCAAGCCATCGCCCCCATTCAAGCCACCGAACTCAATCAACCGGCCTGGACCCAAGGCTTTTTGTTGGCGGACAACCAGCCGCTGAGCGAATTTGTGGTGCAACTCAATCGCTATCACCATGGCTATATCACCTGTGCGCCGGAGATTGCCGAACTGCGCATCGTCGGTGCCTACCCCATTCATGACACCGATCGGATTTTGGCCGAGCTGGAAAAAACCTTGCCGGTTAAAGTATCGCAAGTGTCGCCGTTGTGGGTGAGGATTGAGCTGCGTTGA
- a CDS encoding PIN domain-containing protein has translation MILVDSSVWIDYFNGTETIATQKLDGLLGVKPVCTGDLILMEVLQGFRNDQDYQTAKAILCALPMHTMLGREISLKSAENFRSLRRQGITIRKTIDTLIATFCIEKQMPLLHSDKDFLPFQQLLGLQVI, from the coding sequence GTGATTTTGGTCGATTCCAGTGTTTGGATCGATTATTTCAACGGCACGGAAACCATCGCTACCCAAAAACTGGACGGTTTGCTAGGTGTAAAGCCTGTGTGCACGGGTGATTTGATTTTGATGGAAGTGTTGCAGGGTTTTCGCAACGATCAGGATTACCAAACCGCAAAAGCGATATTATGTGCTTTGCCCATGCACACCATGCTTGGTAGGGAGATTAGTTTAAAGAGTGCGGAAAACTTTAGAAGTCTACGCAGGCAAGGTATCACCATTCGCAAAACCATCGACACCCTGATTGCTACTTTCTGTATTGAAAAGCAGATGCCATTGTTGCATTCGGATAAGGATTTTCTGCCATTCCAACAGCTTTTGGGCTTGCAGGTTATCTGA
- a CDS encoding type II toxin-antitoxin system VapB family antitoxin, with the protein MRTNIMIDEALMADVLSVTGIKTKREAVEQGLKTLLMLKQQEAIKKMKGQLKWEGDLDQMRAER; encoded by the coding sequence ATGCGGACCAATATCATGATTGATGAAGCACTAATGGCCGATGTTTTAAGCGTGACAGGCATTAAAACCAAGCGCGAAGCGGTCGAACAGGGCTTAAAAACTTTATTGATGCTAAAGCAGCAGGAAGCCATCAAAAAAATGAAAGGTCAATTAAAGTGGGAAGGCGATTTAGACCAAATGCGGGCTGAGCGGTGA
- a CDS encoding TonB-dependent receptor: MSKRKPKHPIDKTSNSVQQAMTGLVLATSLAAMPALAAETAGVERSYHISSGTLSHALSQFAGNAGIMLSADARLTDGKTSQGLEGEFTVERGLQKLLVGTGLTYTFTAGDAVAIKVEEAPADVSTLPAVRVEGKAVYDSADPYNPDYNRRNASTATKIDTALMETPMSVQVIPQAVIRDQQAFRLQDALKNVSGVQQKSSNGGTTGGADAYVVRGFELGFRSNYYRNGIRMQKSSADFANLDRVEVVKGPASGLYGRIEAGGLINVVTKKPLADPYYSIEQRFGFYDYYRTEATATGPVTDDKSLAYRLDMSYLDSNSFRDNVFNDRIFFAPSLSWKPTDRTELNLSVEYLDDEKTYDSGLPVTGNRVAPAPISRTFAQQGLADKDSYWLVDFNWSHSFNDNWKIRNGMVIVEGDANLQETYADGKAAVNGDTPRGAWFGGLGYDTQTVYLDLTGKFNTFGIDHNMLIGGDYYHQRTRDQATARALDTVNIFQSMPLFDVQAAMQPPFGYSAIEDNEWFGVYGQDEITLWDKLHVMGGLRYDISTYGYGYSDQNLALAGAAYDDIEENNLSPRVGILYEASDWLSLYGHYVESFGANNGRQASGKPFAPQTSEEFEGGIKTSFFDGKLTSTLAYYHLTKQNVLTPDPVTPNLSVAIGEARSQGLEWDVSGQLTNALSMIGTYAYTDTEITKDNSGVQGNRLPYAPLHSGSLWMKYDFQQDFLKGFSVGAGIYAAGLRYGDRDNSFYDDAYARLDLMAAYRMNIGKTRLTAQVNINNVSSTQYYIQRATWSNNPAEPLMAFGSIRLEY; this comes from the coding sequence ATGTCCAAGCGAAAACCCAAGCACCCCATCGACAAAACCAGCAACAGCGTGCAACAGGCCATGACCGGTTTGGTGCTGGCAACCTCGCTGGCGGCCATGCCCGCGCTTGCCGCAGAAACAGCCGGTGTCGAGCGCAGCTATCACATCAGCAGTGGCACCTTGAGCCATGCGCTAAGCCAGTTCGCCGGCAACGCCGGGATTATGCTTTCGGCAGATGCCCGTTTAACCGATGGCAAAACCAGCCAGGGGCTGGAGGGCGAATTTACCGTAGAGCGAGGTTTACAGAAGTTGTTGGTGGGAACTGGCTTGACCTACACGTTTACGGCGGGTGATGCGGTGGCGATTAAAGTGGAGGAAGCGCCTGCTGACGTATCGACGTTGCCGGCGGTGAGGGTGGAGGGAAAGGCGGTTTATGATTCGGCTGATCCTTATAACCCGGATTACAATCGGAGAAACGCTTCAACTGCAACTAAAATCGACACGGCACTGATGGAAACTCCGATGTCCGTACAGGTGATTCCGCAAGCAGTTATTCGCGATCAACAAGCCTTTCGTTTGCAGGATGCCTTGAAAAACGTTAGCGGCGTGCAGCAAAAGTCTTCGAATGGCGGCACCACCGGTGGTGCCGATGCGTACGTGGTGCGCGGCTTTGAATTGGGCTTTAGAAGCAACTACTATCGCAACGGCATCCGCATGCAAAAAAGCAGCGCCGACTTTGCCAACCTTGACCGGGTTGAAGTCGTCAAAGGTCCGGCTTCCGGCTTGTACGGCCGTATCGAAGCCGGCGGTTTGATCAACGTGGTGACCAAAAAGCCCTTGGCCGACCCTTACTATTCGATCGAACAACGCTTTGGTTTCTACGATTATTACCGCACCGAAGCTACCGCGACCGGCCCGGTCACTGACGACAAATCGCTGGCCTACCGCTTGGACATGTCGTATCTCGATAGCAATTCGTTTCGGGACAACGTCTTTAATGACCGGATATTTTTCGCCCCCAGTCTGAGCTGGAAGCCTACGGATCGCACCGAGCTGAATCTTTCGGTGGAATACCTGGACGACGAAAAAACGTACGACTCGGGACTGCCGGTGACCGGCAACCGGGTCGCGCCGGCGCCGATTTCTCGAACCTTCGCCCAGCAAGGGCTGGCGGACAAGGACTCCTACTGGTTGGTCGATTTCAATTGGTCGCACAGCTTCAACGATAACTGGAAGATCAGAAACGGTATGGTCATTGTCGAAGGTGACGCCAATTTGCAAGAAACCTATGCCGACGGTAAGGCGGCGGTAAACGGCGATACGCCGCGCGGCGCCTGGTTTGGCGGTTTGGGGTACGATACTCAAACCGTGTATCTGGATTTGACCGGCAAATTCAATACCTTTGGCATAGACCACAACATGCTGATCGGTGGCGATTATTACCATCAGCGCACGCGCGACCAAGCGACGGCGCGTGCTCTGGATACGGTCAACATTTTCCAGAGCATGCCCTTGTTTGATGTACAAGCCGCCATGCAGCCACCATTTGGTTATAGCGCTATCGAAGACAATGAGTGGTTTGGGGTTTATGGTCAGGACGAGATCACGTTGTGGGATAAACTCCATGTCATGGGCGGTTTGCGTTACGACATTTCAACTTATGGCTACGGCTATTCCGATCAGAATTTGGCGCTGGCCGGTGCCGCTTACGACGATATTGAGGAAAACAATTTAAGCCCGCGCGTCGGCATTCTCTACGAGGCGAGCGACTGGTTGTCGTTGTACGGCCATTATGTCGAGTCCTTCGGTGCTAACAACGGCCGGCAGGCGTCCGGCAAGCCGTTTGCGCCGCAGACTTCCGAGGAATTCGAGGGCGGTATCAAGACCTCGTTCTTCGACGGCAAGTTAACCAGCACTCTGGCTTACTACCATTTGACCAAGCAAAACGTGCTGACGCCCGACCCGGTGACGCCAAACCTCAGCGTTGCCATCGGCGAAGCGCGCAGCCAGGGCTTGGAATGGGATGTCAGCGGCCAGTTGACCAATGCACTGAGCATGATCGGTACCTATGCCTATACCGATACCGAAATAACCAAGGACAACTCCGGCGTCCAAGGCAACCGTTTACCCTACGCGCCATTGCATTCCGGCAGTTTGTGGATGAAGTACGATTTTCAACAGGACTTCCTAAAGGGCTTCAGCGTCGGCGCCGGCATTTATGCCGCCGGTTTGCGCTATGGCGACCGGGACAACAGCTTTTATGACGACGCATATGCCCGCCTGGACTTAATGGCGGCTTATCGTATGAATATCGGCAAGACCCGCCTGACTGCCCAGGTTAACATCAACAACGTGTCTTCGACCCAGTATTACATCCAACGCGCAACTTGGTCGAATAACCCGGCGGAACCGTTGATGGCTTTTGGTTCGATTCGTCTGGAATATTGA
- a CDS encoding PepSY domain-containing protein → MGNAEPVLSHSARRLTKLKRRRKFWLQIHLWLGLLAGSVLLIAGLTGSIITFWQELDAVLNPTMHQVSAAAEGAAAYRPLDEIVAAADAAMPADAKRGYIYYPRHAEQAFWLFYEQPAGGEARQHTWNAFVDPYTARVTGIRLWEHADDLLAGSLIGFVFKLHYALLLDWDDGSWIVGTVAILSAISVLTGLILWWPLTGRWRSAWTIKPRASVERFNHDLHKTLGFYSGLILFGVMLSGVYFNFGEPFRGLVDCFSSTKPLEQFHSVARPGPKPLSAEQALTLADQATPAGQWYWLKLPDAADGTFIFTKHVDFGGVFRGRWQIVLDQSDGKILHVATPLSGGAGNVFLQWQWPLHSGQFLRLPGRVLVLASGLVCAALFVTGLIRWLQKRRAAKQVRIRKPN, encoded by the coding sequence ATGGGCAACGCTGAACCGGTACTTTCCCACTCCGCCCGGCGCTTAACTAAGCTAAAACGCCGCCGCAAGTTCTGGCTGCAAATTCACTTGTGGCTGGGCTTGCTGGCCGGTTCGGTTTTATTGATTGCCGGCCTGACTGGTAGCATCATTACCTTCTGGCAGGAGCTGGATGCGGTGTTGAACCCGACCATGCACCAGGTTTCGGCGGCGGCAGAGGGCGCAGCGGCTTACCGGCCGCTGGACGAGATTGTCGCGGCCGCCGATGCGGCGATGCCGGCCGACGCCAAACGCGGCTACATTTATTACCCGCGCCACGCCGAACAAGCCTTCTGGCTGTTTTACGAGCAGCCGGCCGGCGGCGAGGCACGTCAGCATACCTGGAACGCCTTCGTCGACCCTTACACGGCCCGAGTCACGGGCATCCGCTTGTGGGAGCATGCGGACGATTTATTAGCCGGCAGCCTGATCGGTTTTGTATTCAAGCTGCATTATGCCTTACTGCTGGATTGGGACGACGGCAGCTGGATCGTCGGTACCGTCGCCATTTTGAGTGCCATTTCAGTACTGACCGGTTTGATTTTGTGGTGGCCGCTGACCGGACGCTGGCGCAGCGCGTGGACAATCAAACCGCGGGCCAGTGTCGAGCGCTTCAACCACGATCTGCACAAAACCCTGGGTTTTTACAGCGGCTTGATTCTGTTCGGGGTGATGCTGTCCGGGGTGTATTTCAATTTCGGCGAGCCATTTCGCGGGCTGGTCGATTGCTTCTCGTCAACCAAGCCGCTGGAACAGTTTCATTCCGTCGCTCGCCCTGGCCCTAAGCCCCTCTCGGCAGAACAAGCCTTGACTCTGGCCGACCAAGCCACGCCGGCCGGCCAGTGGTATTGGCTGAAACTGCCCGATGCTGCCGATGGGACGTTCATTTTTACCAAACACGTTGATTTCGGCGGTGTGTTTCGCGGCCGTTGGCAAATAGTCTTAGACCAATCCGACGGGAAAATTCTGCATGTTGCCACGCCCTTGTCCGGCGGGGCCGGCAACGTGTTTTTACAGTGGCAGTGGCCGTTGCATTCCGGCCAGTTTCTGCGCCTACCGGGCCGTGTGCTGGTATTGGCCAGCGGGCTGGTTTGCGCGGCGCTGTTCGTCACCGGTTTGATTCGCTGGCTACAAAAGCGAAGGGCTGCAAAACAAGTGCGTATTCGAAAGCCTAACTAA